The proteins below come from a single Microtus pennsylvanicus isolate mMicPen1 chromosome 13, mMicPen1.hap1, whole genome shotgun sequence genomic window:
- the Col9a2 gene encoding collagen alpha-2(IX) chain isoform X1, producing the protein MATTHALRSLVVLLQVLGLALAQIKGPPGEPGPPGPPGPPGVPGSDGIDGDKGPPGKIGPPGSKGEPGKPGPDGPDGKPGVDGLMGAKGEPGPMGTPGVKGQPGLPGPPGLPGPGFAGPPGPPGPVGLPGEIGAPGPKGDPGPEGPSGPPGPPGKPGQPGTIQGLEGSADLLCPTNCPAGAKGPQGLQGVKGHPGKRGILGDPGRQGKPGPKGDVGASGEQGIPGPPGPQGIRGYPGVAGPKGETGPRGYKGMVGSIGAAGPPGEEGPRGPPGRTGEKGDVGSPGARGPQGITGPKGTTGPPGIDGKDGTPGIPGMKGSAGQVGRPGSPGHQGLAGVPGQPGTKGGPGDKGEPGQQGFPGISGPPGKEGEPGPRGEIGPQGIMGQKGDQGERGPVGQPGPQGRQGPKGEQGSPGIPGPQGLPGIKGDKGSPGKTGPRGGVGDPGVAGLPGEKGEKGQSGEPGPKGQQGVRGEPGYPGPSGDAGAPGVQGYPGLPGPRGLVGDRGVPGQPGRQGVVGRAASDQHIVDVVLKMIQEQLAEVAVSAKREALGATGMVGPPGPPGPPGYPGKQGPHGHPGPRGIPGIVGAVGQIGNTGPKGKRGEKGDQGEMGRGHPGMPGPPGIPGLPGRPGQAINGKDGDRGSPGAPGEAGRPGRPGPVGLPGFCEPAACLGASAYASARLTEPGSIKGP; encoded by the exons GGTGACAAGGGGCCTCCAGGAAAAATCGGTCCTCCG GGATCCAAAGGCGAGCCTGGCAAACCCGGGCCGGATGGGCCGGATGGGAAGCCTGGCGTGGAT GGTTTAATGGGAGCCAAGGGAGAGCCTGGCCCCATGGGGACCCCCGGAGTCAAG ggtcagcctgggctcccaGGGCCCCCTGGCCTGCCG GGCCCCGGATTTGCTGGCCCTCCC GGACCACCTGGACCTGTGGGCCTCCCTGGTGAGATTGGAGCCCCGGGCCCCAAG GGAGATCCAGGACCAGAGGGACCATCAGGGCCCCCAGGACCCCCTGGGAAACCG GGTCAACCAGGAACCATCCAGGGTCTGGAAGGGAGTGCAGATCTCCTG TGTCCAACCAACTGTCCAGCTGGTGCAAAAGGGCCTCAGGGGCTGCAAGGAGTGAAG gGGCATCCAGGCAAGCGGGGGATTCTGGGCGATCCTGGTCGCCAGGGGAAGCCG GGCCCCAAGGGAGATGTGGGTGCCTCTGGAGAGCAAGGCATCCCTGGACCACCG ggtcccCAGGGCATCAGGGGTTACCCAGGCGTGGCAGGACCTAAGGGAGAGACG GGTCCTCGTGGATATAAAGGCATGGTGGGCTCCATCGGGGCTGCTGGGCCACCG GGTGAAGAAGGTCCAAGGGGGCCACCAGGCCGGACTGGTGAGAAGGGGGATGTG GGGAGCCCAGGTGCCCGAGGACCCCAGGGGATAACAGGCCCAAAGGGAACAACG GGTCCTCCAGGGATTGACGGCAAGGACGGGACCCCGGGCATACCTGGAATGAAG GGCAGCGCAGGACAGGTGGGGCGGCCAGGAAGCCCAGGCCACCAGGGCCTAGCG GGTGTGCCGGGTCAGCCTGGGACAAAAGGAGGCCCTGGAGACAAG GGTGAACCAGGCCAGCAGGGCTTCCCTGGAATTTCCGGTCCTCCTGGAAAAGAA ggGGAGCCAGGACCTCGAGGGGAAATCGGTCCACAGGGCATAATGGGACAGAAG GGTGATCAGGGTGAGAGGGGACCAGTAGGGCAGCCAGGCCCTCAAGGACGACAG GGCCCCAAGGGAGAGCAGGGCTCCCCAGGAATTCCAGGACCCCAAGGCTTGCCAGGCATCAAAGGAGATAAG GGTTCCCCAGGGAAGACAGGGCCCCGAGGTGGAGTG GGTGATCCGGGGGTGGCCGGCCTCCCGGGTGAGAAAGGGGAGAAG GGTCAGTCGGGAGAGCCAGGACCCAAGGGACAG CAAGGAGTTCGTGGAGAGCCAGGATACCCTGGCCCCAGCGGGGATGCGGGCGCCCCAGGAGTGCAGGGCTATCCCGGGCTTCCCGGACCCCGAGGACTGGTGGGAGATCGAGGCGTGCCAGGACAACCTGGGAGACAAGGAGTAGTG GGCAGAGCTGCCAGTGACCAGCATATCGTGGACGTGGTACTGAAGATGATTCAAG AGCAACTGGCAGAGGTGGCTGTGAGTGCCAAGCGGGAAGCCCTGGGTGCAACCGGAATGGTGGGTCCTCCAGGACCTCCTGGCCCCCCTGGATATCCAGGCAAACAGGGACCCCATGGGCATCCTGGTCCCCGAGGCATTCCTGGCATCGTGGGAGCAGTGGGTCAGATTGGCAACACTGGGCCCAAGG GAAAGCGTGGAGAGAAAGGTGACCAAGGAGAAATGGGACGTGGGCACCCCGGGATGCCCGGGCCCCCAGGGATCCCAG GTCTTCCTGGCCGGCCTGGCCAGGCAATCAATGGCAAAGATGGAGACCGAGGATCCCCGGGGGCTCCAGGAGAAGCTGGCCGACCTGGCCGGCCAGGCCCAGTGGggctgcctggtttctgtgaGCCTGCCGCCTGCCTGGGGGCTTCAGCTTACGCCTCTGCTCGTCTCACAGAGCCTGGGTCCATCAAGGGGCCATGA
- the Col9a2 gene encoding collagen alpha-2(IX) chain isoform X2 translates to MGAKGEPGPMGTPGVKGQPGLPGPPGLPGPGFAGPPGPPGPVGLPGEIGAPGPKGDPGPEGPSGPPGPPGKPGQPGTIQGLEGSADLLCPTNCPAGAKGPQGLQGVKGHPGKRGILGDPGRQGKPGPKGDVGASGEQGIPGPPGPQGIRGYPGVAGPKGETGPRGYKGMVGSIGAAGPPGEEGPRGPPGRTGEKGDVGSPGARGPQGITGPKGTTGPPGIDGKDGTPGIPGMKGSAGQVGRPGSPGHQGLAGVPGQPGTKGGPGDKGEPGQQGFPGISGPPGKEGEPGPRGEIGPQGIMGQKGDQGERGPVGQPGPQGRQGPKGEQGSPGIPGPQGLPGIKGDKGSPGKTGPRGGVGDPGVAGLPGEKGEKGQSGEPGPKGQQGVRGEPGYPGPSGDAGAPGVQGYPGLPGPRGLVGDRGVPGQPGRQGVVGRAASDQHIVDVVLKMIQEQLAEVAVSAKREALGATGMVGPPGPPGPPGYPGKQGPHGHPGPRGIPGIVGAVGQIGNTGPKGKRGEKGDQGEMGRGHPGMPGPPGIPGLPGRPGQAINGKDGDRGSPGAPGEAGRPGRPGPVGLPGFCEPAACLGASAYASARLTEPGSIKGP, encoded by the exons ATGGGAGCCAAGGGAGAGCCTGGCCCCATGGGGACCCCCGGAGTCAAG ggtcagcctgggctcccaGGGCCCCCTGGCCTGCCG GGCCCCGGATTTGCTGGCCCTCCC GGACCACCTGGACCTGTGGGCCTCCCTGGTGAGATTGGAGCCCCGGGCCCCAAG GGAGATCCAGGACCAGAGGGACCATCAGGGCCCCCAGGACCCCCTGGGAAACCG GGTCAACCAGGAACCATCCAGGGTCTGGAAGGGAGTGCAGATCTCCTG TGTCCAACCAACTGTCCAGCTGGTGCAAAAGGGCCTCAGGGGCTGCAAGGAGTGAAG gGGCATCCAGGCAAGCGGGGGATTCTGGGCGATCCTGGTCGCCAGGGGAAGCCG GGCCCCAAGGGAGATGTGGGTGCCTCTGGAGAGCAAGGCATCCCTGGACCACCG ggtcccCAGGGCATCAGGGGTTACCCAGGCGTGGCAGGACCTAAGGGAGAGACG GGTCCTCGTGGATATAAAGGCATGGTGGGCTCCATCGGGGCTGCTGGGCCACCG GGTGAAGAAGGTCCAAGGGGGCCACCAGGCCGGACTGGTGAGAAGGGGGATGTG GGGAGCCCAGGTGCCCGAGGACCCCAGGGGATAACAGGCCCAAAGGGAACAACG GGTCCTCCAGGGATTGACGGCAAGGACGGGACCCCGGGCATACCTGGAATGAAG GGCAGCGCAGGACAGGTGGGGCGGCCAGGAAGCCCAGGCCACCAGGGCCTAGCG GGTGTGCCGGGTCAGCCTGGGACAAAAGGAGGCCCTGGAGACAAG GGTGAACCAGGCCAGCAGGGCTTCCCTGGAATTTCCGGTCCTCCTGGAAAAGAA ggGGAGCCAGGACCTCGAGGGGAAATCGGTCCACAGGGCATAATGGGACAGAAG GGTGATCAGGGTGAGAGGGGACCAGTAGGGCAGCCAGGCCCTCAAGGACGACAG GGCCCCAAGGGAGAGCAGGGCTCCCCAGGAATTCCAGGACCCCAAGGCTTGCCAGGCATCAAAGGAGATAAG GGTTCCCCAGGGAAGACAGGGCCCCGAGGTGGAGTG GGTGATCCGGGGGTGGCCGGCCTCCCGGGTGAGAAAGGGGAGAAG GGTCAGTCGGGAGAGCCAGGACCCAAGGGACAG CAAGGAGTTCGTGGAGAGCCAGGATACCCTGGCCCCAGCGGGGATGCGGGCGCCCCAGGAGTGCAGGGCTATCCCGGGCTTCCCGGACCCCGAGGACTGGTGGGAGATCGAGGCGTGCCAGGACAACCTGGGAGACAAGGAGTAGTG GGCAGAGCTGCCAGTGACCAGCATATCGTGGACGTGGTACTGAAGATGATTCAAG AGCAACTGGCAGAGGTGGCTGTGAGTGCCAAGCGGGAAGCCCTGGGTGCAACCGGAATGGTGGGTCCTCCAGGACCTCCTGGCCCCCCTGGATATCCAGGCAAACAGGGACCCCATGGGCATCCTGGTCCCCGAGGCATTCCTGGCATCGTGGGAGCAGTGGGTCAGATTGGCAACACTGGGCCCAAGG GAAAGCGTGGAGAGAAAGGTGACCAAGGAGAAATGGGACGTGGGCACCCCGGGATGCCCGGGCCCCCAGGGATCCCAG GTCTTCCTGGCCGGCCTGGCCAGGCAATCAATGGCAAAGATGGAGACCGAGGATCCCCGGGGGCTCCAGGAGAAGCTGGCCGACCTGGCCGGCCAGGCCCAGTGGggctgcctggtttctgtgaGCCTGCCGCCTGCCTGGGGGCTTCAGCTTACGCCTCTGCTCGTCTCACAGAGCCTGGGTCCATCAAGGGGCCATGA